The Syngnathus typhle isolate RoL2023-S1 ecotype Sweden linkage group LG11, RoL_Styp_1.0, whole genome shotgun sequence genome contains a region encoding:
- the LOC133162199 gene encoding transmembrane protein 233 → MALGVLNQQVNSSLSESQFGDNSSTEEKEPPLRSYLILTMLACFCPAYPVNVVALVFSIMSRNSHYNGDYDGSRRLGKNALYVAIASIIIGLLVITIICTVHFTSMNHLV, encoded by the exons ATGGCGCTTGGAGTGCTTAACCAGCAGGTGAATAGTTCACTGAGTGAGAGTCAGTTTGGTGATAACAGTTCAACAGAGGAAAAGGAACCACCACTTCGAAGTTACCTCATTTTAACTATGCTCGCTTGTTTTTGTCCTGCATATCCTGTCAATGTTGTGGCTCTGGTCTTCTCTATTATG TCTAGGAACAGCCATTATAATGGTGACTATGATGGCTCGAGGCGGCTGGGCAAGAATGCTCTCTATGTGGCGATTGCTTCCATTATCATCGGCCTACTCGTCATCACTATCATCTGTACTGTGCATTTCACCAGT ATGAATCATTTGGTCTGA